In bacterium, a single window of DNA contains:
- the ubiG gene encoding Ubiquinone biosynthesis O-methyltransferase, with translation MMSDTPALAFTGERLVPGQVDQGLLAEHVARYQWALSILGEVLPPAASVLDVACGAGYGTHMLAQAGFTAQGVDISKEAISWAEATFGPARQQGLRLSYTESDVSQLPLNDGSVSGIVAFEILEHLTDPAPLLREISRVLAPGGIALISTPNPESHQIAGENEFHHHEYTPDEFRQLLTAHLPEWTWTLSGQVGQHPGSSLLTSLRKGYIGLKRKLGIGALVKKRVAEWTPAMDLRQMPTPYKFVPDHLHGVEYLVARLQKPGAQC, from the coding sequence ATGATGTCCGACACGCCTGCCTTGGCATTTACCGGAGAGCGGTTGGTTCCGGGACAGGTGGACCAGGGGCTCCTGGCTGAGCATGTCGCGCGGTATCAGTGGGCGCTGTCGATCCTGGGCGAAGTGCTCCCTCCAGCGGCGTCGGTGCTGGATGTCGCCTGCGGAGCAGGCTACGGGACCCACATGCTGGCCCAGGCTGGTTTCACCGCACAGGGCGTCGATATCTCCAAAGAAGCCATCAGCTGGGCCGAAGCGACATTTGGTCCTGCCCGGCAACAGGGGCTCCGACTGAGCTATACCGAATCGGATGTCAGCCAGCTCCCACTCAACGATGGGAGCGTGTCAGGCATCGTTGCGTTTGAGATCTTGGAACATCTGACCGACCCGGCACCTCTTCTGCGCGAAATTAGCCGGGTACTGGCGCCTGGGGGGATCGCGCTGATCTCGACGCCCAATCCCGAGTCACACCAGATCGCTGGCGAAAATGAGTTCCATCACCATGAGTACACCCCGGATGAGTTCCGCCAGCTCCTCACAGCCCACCTCCCGGAGTGGACTTGGACTCTCTCGGGGCAAGTCGGGCAGCATCCAGGAAGCAGCCTGCTCACTTCCCTCCGCAAGGGGTACATCGGCCTGAAGCGGAAGCTCGGCATCGGTGCGTTGGTTAAGAAGCGTGTTGCAGAGTGGACCCCAGCGATGGACCTGCGTCAGATGCCGACTCCTTACAAGTTCGTGCCGGACCACCTCCACGGTGTGGAGTACCTCGTCGCGCGACTACAAAAGCCCGGAGCACAATGCTGA
- the trmH gene encoding tRNA (guanosine(18)-2'-O)-methyltransferase, which yields MARVVLLVESLNNPGNVGAILRTAEVFAITRVVLFGNKSFARGIAKGGHKWVDLEFAHDPAVLDQYKAEGYRVTGIENGEGAFSLFTYRFAEDTVLVLGNEVGGVGKALQEKLDDMVIIPMFGLTGSLNVTQAGTIAVYEYRRQYPYIG from the coding sequence ATGGCCCGCGTTGTCCTGCTGGTGGAATCGCTGAACAATCCCGGCAATGTCGGGGCTATTCTGCGTACGGCAGAAGTCTTCGCCATCACCCGGGTGGTCCTGTTCGGGAACAAGAGCTTTGCGCGGGGGATCGCGAAGGGGGGCCACAAGTGGGTCGATCTGGAGTTCGCCCACGACCCCGCCGTGCTCGACCAGTACAAAGCCGAGGGGTATCGGGTCACCGGCATTGAAAATGGTGAAGGCGCTTTTTCGCTCTTCACCTACCGCTTTGCGGAAGATACGGTCCTTGTACTGGGCAATGAAGTCGGCGGGGTAGGGAAGGCGTTGCAGGAGAAACTCGATGACATGGTGATCATCCCGATGTTCGGGCTGACCGGGTCGCTGAATGTGACGCAGGCTGGGACCATTGCGGTCTATGAGTACCGCCGACAGTACCCCTACATCGGTTAA
- the metG gene encoding Methionine--tRNA ligase — MTPPVFGITTPLYYTNGRPHIGHTYSTCIADTLARYYRQCGSEVWFITGADEHGQKIANTAKKHDKTPQAWCDDIVTYTKELWDIFGMSYDRYVRTTEPAHYLDVQEVVDRLQERGAIYSGSYEGWYSVSEERFVPESEKEQVEADNGTADLVWTSEETFYFRMSAYRQALLDLYAKEPERIRPESRRNEILSRLQGEELKDLSITRTSIEWGVPLDSLAPGHVCYVWVDALLGYATASSYRVDPARFGHLWPNIVHLIGKDILWFHTVIMPAVLLAAELPLTRGVVAHGFWVKDDQKISKSRGNLIQPEPFIEEFGPDPFRYYLLREASLGSDGTFSDEAFIHRVNSDLANDLGNALHRSLSMLGRYRQGTVPARPETPPDPAYSDLQELIARVLPSSDAELEEFRLQSALEQVWEVVRGINKFIDSRAPWALSKQGNDAALDQTLYDMLDALRLIAIALSPYIPNLAQAIWSQLGLDGLAAEQPRQAAHTLGLLPAGTLTRLGEPIVPRIDEAAYFERLAAGSAPAAPPANAIATPAPPVKKKGGDKGEIQYDDFGKLDLRVAEVTAAERVEGADKLLKLTVSLGTEERTIVSGIAEHYTPESMVGRKIVVLVNLAPRKLRGVESQGMLLAATTADGRVIVLSPEQDAAAGSPVS, encoded by the coding sequence ATGACCCCTCCGGTCTTCGGCATCACTACCCCCCTGTACTACACCAATGGTCGCCCGCACATCGGCCATACCTATTCCACCTGCATCGCCGACACCCTGGCGAGGTATTACCGTCAGTGCGGATCGGAAGTCTGGTTTATCACCGGGGCGGATGAGCACGGTCAGAAAATCGCGAACACGGCGAAGAAACACGACAAGACTCCCCAGGCCTGGTGCGACGACATCGTCACCTACACCAAAGAGCTCTGGGACATATTCGGGATGAGCTACGACCGCTATGTCCGGACCACAGAGCCAGCGCATTATCTGGACGTGCAGGAAGTGGTGGATCGCCTCCAGGAGCGAGGAGCGATTTATTCGGGTTCCTACGAGGGCTGGTACAGCGTCTCAGAAGAGCGCTTTGTTCCCGAAAGCGAAAAGGAGCAGGTCGAGGCAGATAACGGCACCGCTGACCTGGTCTGGACCAGTGAAGAGACCTTTTACTTCCGGATGTCAGCCTACCGGCAGGCGCTCCTGGACCTGTATGCGAAGGAGCCCGAGCGGATTCGCCCCGAGAGTCGGCGGAACGAGATTCTCTCGCGACTCCAGGGCGAGGAACTCAAGGACCTCTCGATCACTCGAACCAGCATCGAGTGGGGCGTGCCCCTCGACTCCCTGGCTCCAGGACATGTCTGCTATGTCTGGGTCGATGCGCTGCTGGGCTATGCCACCGCCAGCAGCTATCGGGTCGATCCGGCCCGCTTCGGACATCTGTGGCCCAACATCGTGCATCTGATCGGGAAAGACATTCTCTGGTTCCACACGGTGATCATGCCCGCCGTGTTACTCGCCGCGGAGTTGCCCCTGACCCGGGGAGTCGTGGCACACGGTTTCTGGGTCAAAGACGACCAGAAAATCTCCAAGTCCCGAGGAAATCTCATCCAGCCTGAGCCGTTCATCGAAGAGTTCGGGCCCGACCCCTTCCGCTATTACCTGCTACGGGAGGCGTCCCTCGGCAGCGATGGCACCTTCAGCGACGAAGCGTTCATCCACCGGGTGAACAGCGACCTCGCCAATGATCTGGGGAATGCGCTCCATCGCTCACTCTCCATGCTCGGACGCTACCGACAGGGAACTGTCCCAGCACGTCCAGAGACTCCGCCGGACCCGGCCTATAGCGACCTGCAGGAGCTCATCGCCCGGGTCCTGCCGTCGTCTGATGCCGAGCTGGAGGAGTTTCGCCTGCAGTCGGCGCTGGAGCAGGTCTGGGAAGTTGTACGGGGCATCAACAAATTCATCGACTCCCGGGCCCCCTGGGCGCTGTCGAAGCAGGGGAATGATGCTGCCCTTGACCAAACGCTCTATGACATGCTCGATGCCCTGCGACTGATCGCCATCGCCCTGAGCCCCTACATCCCCAATCTGGCACAGGCCATCTGGAGCCAGCTGGGCCTTGATGGACTGGCGGCAGAACAGCCGCGACAGGCGGCGCATACGCTGGGCCTGTTGCCAGCCGGGACTCTTACCCGCCTGGGAGAGCCGATCGTGCCGCGCATCGATGAAGCGGCCTACTTCGAGCGGCTTGCTGCCGGGAGCGCCCCGGCAGCGCCACCGGCGAACGCCATCGCGACTCCCGCGCCGCCGGTCAAGAAAAAGGGTGGCGACAAGGGCGAGATTCAGTACGACGATTTTGGAAAGCTCGACCTGCGGGTCGCGGAAGTGACGGCGGCAGAACGGGTGGAAGGTGCGGACAAGCTCCTGAAACTGACCGTTTCGCTGGGAACCGAAGAGCGGACCATTGTGTCGGGCATCGCAGAGCATTACACGCCGGAGTCGATGGTTGGGCGCAAGATTGTGGTGCTGGTGAATCTGGCACCGCGGAAACTGCGGGGCGTGGAATCGCAGGGGATGCTGCTCGCTGCCACGACGGCAGACGGGCGCGTCATTGTCCTGAGCCCGGAGCAGGATGCCGCAGCGGGGAGTCCAGTCAGCTAA
- the icmF gene encoding Fused isobutyryl-CoA mutase: METTVYQPTHKIRIVTAAALFDGHDAAINVMRRILQASGAEVIHLGHNRSAEEIVDAAIQEDAQGIAVSSYQGGHVEFFKYMHDLLQQKGATQIRIYGGGGGVIVPEEIAELESYGIAKIFSPDDGRRLGLQGMINQILRECDFPTLPATLNGELKQLAPTAWQHLARAITLAETVASGGTDIPEAMRAALAALEDRAKATPAPVIGLTGTGGAGKSSVTDELVLRFARDFPELSICILSVDPTRKKTGGALLGDRIRMNAIEGDRIYMRSLATRESGSEISQALDEAVAVARSAGFGLIFCETSGIGQASSAITSLSDITLYVMTAEYGAPTQLEKIEMLDFADLVIVNKFDRRGSEDAFHAVAKQVQRNRQAFAEPLEAMPVFGTMASHFNDPGVNALYLALLSRLQEKTGKPWQSSLASNAPVAQMTEVATRIIPPRRERYLSEIAETVRSYKAQARAQAQVARQVQQLEAAAAILRQRDPQADIEPLRAAAHDFSAALTPANKSLIDQWAAKRAQYQGREFVYQVRDKEVRVEQVTESLSHLFIPKVILPDYSDHGLILQWQLLENVPGEFPYTAGVYPFKRTQEDPTRMFAGEGPPERTNARFHFLAKDMPAKRLSTAFDSVTLYGEDPDYRPDIYGKVGVSGVSIATLEDMEKLYDGFDLCAPNTSVSMTINGPAAIILAFFFNTAIHQQVRKQEAELGRTLTETEYAELRAWTLTQVRGTVQADILKEDQAQNTCIFSTEFSLKLMGDVQQFYIQNGVRNHYSVSISGYHIAEAGANPISQLAFTLANGFTYVEYYLSRGMHIDDFAPNLSFFFSNGLDPEYAVIGRVARRIWSIAMRDRYGAGARSQMLKYHIQTSGRSLHAQEMAFNDIRTTLQALMAIYDNCNSLHTNAYDEAVTTPTEDSVRRAMAIQLVINRELGLAKNENPLQGAFIIEELTELVEEAVLAEFDRLTERGGVLGAMELQYQRFRIQEESLYYEHLKHSGELPLVGVNTFIDPATLAPDYEPPKTELRRSSTEEKEQCIRNTRAFQERHKDAAPAALRRLQEVALSGGNLFAELMETVKVASLGQITHALYQVGGEYRRNM, from the coding sequence ATGGAGACTACGGTCTACCAGCCGACCCACAAGATTCGCATCGTCACAGCCGCCGCCCTGTTCGATGGGCACGACGCCGCGATCAACGTGATGCGCCGGATCCTCCAGGCCTCTGGCGCCGAGGTCATCCATCTGGGGCACAACCGCTCCGCCGAAGAAATTGTGGATGCGGCGATTCAGGAAGATGCCCAGGGAATAGCCGTCTCGAGCTATCAGGGTGGGCACGTTGAGTTCTTCAAATACATGCATGATCTTCTCCAGCAAAAGGGCGCAACACAGATCCGGATTTATGGCGGTGGCGGTGGGGTGATTGTCCCTGAGGAAATCGCTGAGCTGGAATCCTACGGCATCGCCAAGATTTTCTCGCCTGATGACGGTCGGCGCCTGGGACTCCAGGGGATGATCAACCAGATTCTGCGGGAGTGTGACTTTCCGACCCTCCCGGCAACGCTCAATGGCGAACTGAAGCAATTGGCACCGACCGCCTGGCAACACCTCGCCCGAGCCATTACGCTGGCGGAAACGGTCGCGTCTGGTGGTACGGACATTCCCGAAGCGATGCGCGCTGCACTGGCTGCACTTGAAGACCGGGCCAAAGCTACTCCAGCCCCGGTCATCGGGCTGACGGGCACAGGAGGGGCCGGGAAGTCCTCCGTGACCGATGAACTGGTCCTGCGATTCGCCCGCGACTTTCCCGAGCTCTCCATCTGTATTTTGTCGGTGGACCCCACCCGCAAGAAGACCGGCGGTGCCCTGCTGGGCGACCGGATCCGGATGAATGCCATCGAGGGGGATCGCATCTACATGCGATCGCTGGCGACACGGGAGTCCGGGTCAGAGATTTCGCAGGCCCTTGATGAAGCGGTGGCGGTCGCAAGGTCCGCTGGTTTTGGATTGATCTTTTGTGAGACCTCAGGCATTGGGCAGGCTTCGAGCGCCATCACTTCGCTCTCAGACATCACGCTCTACGTGATGACGGCCGAGTATGGCGCGCCGACACAGCTGGAAAAGATCGAGATGCTCGACTTCGCGGACTTGGTGATTGTCAACAAGTTCGATCGCCGGGGCTCTGAGGATGCCTTCCATGCGGTCGCGAAACAGGTGCAGCGAAATCGCCAGGCTTTCGCAGAACCGCTGGAAGCCATGCCGGTCTTCGGCACGATGGCGTCGCACTTCAATGACCCCGGCGTCAATGCCCTCTACCTGGCGCTGCTGAGCAGACTGCAAGAGAAGACCGGCAAACCCTGGCAGTCATCGCTGGCGTCGAATGCCCCAGTCGCACAGATGACCGAGGTCGCCACCCGGATCATCCCGCCACGTCGTGAGCGCTACCTGAGTGAGATTGCTGAAACGGTCCGGAGCTACAAAGCCCAGGCGCGGGCACAAGCCCAGGTGGCACGACAGGTCCAGCAACTCGAAGCTGCTGCGGCCATACTGCGACAACGGGACCCGCAGGCCGACATCGAACCGCTCCGTGCGGCAGCGCATGACTTCAGTGCTGCCCTCACGCCTGCGAACAAATCACTGATTGATCAGTGGGCAGCCAAACGGGCGCAGTATCAGGGTCGCGAGTTTGTCTATCAGGTTCGCGACAAGGAAGTGCGTGTCGAACAGGTCACAGAGTCGCTGTCGCACCTCTTCATCCCGAAAGTCATCCTGCCGGACTATTCCGATCACGGGCTCATCCTGCAATGGCAGTTGCTGGAAAATGTTCCCGGCGAGTTCCCTTACACCGCCGGTGTCTACCCCTTCAAGCGGACGCAGGAAGATCCCACCCGCATGTTTGCCGGCGAGGGTCCACCGGAGCGCACCAATGCCCGCTTCCATTTCCTCGCCAAGGACATGCCGGCGAAGCGTCTGTCCACCGCTTTCGATTCCGTGACGCTCTACGGCGAAGACCCCGACTACCGTCCTGACATCTACGGCAAGGTTGGCGTCTCCGGGGTCTCCATTGCCACGCTCGAGGACATGGAGAAGCTCTATGACGGCTTCGATCTCTGTGCTCCGAACACGTCCGTTTCGATGACGATCAACGGTCCGGCGGCGATCATCCTGGCGTTCTTCTTCAACACCGCGATTCATCAGCAGGTCCGCAAGCAGGAAGCCGAGCTTGGCCGGACGCTGACCGAAACCGAGTATGCCGAGCTCAGAGCCTGGACTCTGACGCAGGTCCGGGGCACGGTCCAGGCGGACATCCTCAAGGAAGATCAGGCCCAAAACACCTGCATCTTCTCCACGGAGTTCAGCCTGAAGCTCATGGGCGATGTCCAGCAGTTCTACATCCAGAACGGCGTCAGAAACCACTACTCGGTCTCCATTTCGGGGTACCACATCGCTGAAGCGGGCGCAAATCCGATCTCGCAGCTGGCCTTTACCCTGGCGAACGGCTTTACCTATGTGGAGTACTACCTGAGCCGGGGAATGCACATCGATGACTTCGCCCCGAACCTGAGCTTCTTCTTTTCGAATGGGCTGGACCCGGAGTACGCCGTCATTGGACGGGTCGCCCGTCGCATCTGGTCCATTGCCATGCGGGACCGGTACGGTGCTGGAGCCAGGAGTCAGATGCTGAAGTACCACATCCAGACCTCTGGCCGGTCGCTTCATGCTCAGGAGATGGCGTTCAACGACATTCGCACGACCCTCCAGGCGCTGATGGCGATCTACGACAACTGCAACTCACTGCACACCAACGCTTACGACGAAGCCGTGACGACACCCACCGAGGATTCGGTGCGTCGGGCAATGGCCATCCAGCTCGTGATCAACCGGGAATTAGGCCTCGCCAAGAACGAGAATCCCCTGCAGGGGGCGTTCATCATCGAGGAGCTGACGGAACTGGTCGAGGAGGCTGTTCTGGCAGAGTTCGACCGGCTCACAGAGCGCGGCGGAGTCCTGGGAGCCATGGAGCTGCAGTACCAGCGTTTCCGGATTCAGGAAGAGTCGCTTTACTACGAGCATCTCAAGCATTCCGGAGAACTACCGCTGGTTGGGGTTAACACATTCATCGACCCAGCCACGCTCGCACCTGACTACGAGCCCCCTAAAACGGAGTTGCGTCGCTCCAGCACCGAAGAAAAAGAGCAGTGCATCCGCAATACCCGGGCGTTTCAGGAGCGGCACAAAGACGCGGCGCCAGCAGCGTTACGGCGGCTACAGGAAGTCGCGCTCTCCGGCGGCAATCTCTTCGCCGAGCTCATGGAGACGGTCAAAGTCGCCTCGCTGGGCCAGATCACCCACGCGCTTTACCAGGTCGGCGGCGAGTATCGGCGGAACATGTAG
- the frdB gene encoding Fumarate reductase iron-sulfur subunit, with the protein MSTRQHINFRVLRQEGPGKPSYWESFRIPYRPNMNVISVLMEVQRNPVTAEGKATTPPTWDAACLEEVCGSCTMNINGRVRQSCTALIDTLPDNFTLEPMKKFPLVRDLQVDRSSMFESLKRVQAWVPVDGYYPLGEGPRQPPQIAEERYALSTCMTCGCCLEACPQVNEKSPFIGAAPISQARLFNMHPTGAGQSAERVEALMGPGGLEDCGNAQNCVEVCPKEIPLVDSIAEMNKEATRHAFRQLFSLR; encoded by the coding sequence ATGAGCACGCGACAGCACATCAACTTTCGTGTCCTGCGCCAGGAAGGTCCCGGAAAGCCGTCCTACTGGGAGTCTTTCCGGATTCCCTACCGGCCCAACATGAATGTGATCTCGGTGCTCATGGAAGTCCAGCGGAATCCGGTCACCGCTGAGGGGAAAGCGACCACTCCCCCCACCTGGGATGCTGCCTGTCTCGAAGAAGTCTGCGGCTCCTGCACCATGAACATCAACGGCCGGGTGCGGCAGAGCTGTACCGCCCTCATCGACACGCTCCCTGACAATTTCACGCTGGAGCCGATGAAGAAGTTCCCACTGGTCCGGGACCTGCAGGTCGATCGCTCCAGCATGTTCGAGTCGCTCAAGCGGGTGCAGGCCTGGGTGCCAGTCGATGGGTACTACCCCCTGGGTGAGGGTCCACGGCAGCCTCCGCAGATCGCAGAGGAACGGTACGCCCTCTCGACCTGCATGACCTGTGGCTGCTGTCTGGAAGCCTGTCCGCAGGTGAACGAGAAGTCACCCTTTATCGGCGCCGCACCTATCTCGCAGGCACGTCTGTTCAACATGCACCCCACCGGAGCCGGTCAGTCTGCTGAACGGGTGGAAGCCCTCATGGGCCCTGGGGGCCTGGAAGACTGCGGCAACGCCCAGAACTGCGTGGAAGTCTGTCCCAAAGAGATCCCCCTGGTCGACAGCATCGCGGAGATGAACAAGGAAGCGACCCGCCACGCTTTCCGGCAGCTTTTCTCGCTCCGATAG
- the frdA gene encoding Fumarate reductase flavoprotein subunit, which translates to MATATLPKGAVVAIVGGGLAGLSAAMKCAERGLQVCLFSLVPVKRSHSVCAQGGINAAKNTKGEGDSTAIHLDDTVYGGDFLADQPPVKAMCDMAPSIIDLFDRMGVPFNRTPEGLLDFRRFGGTQHHRTAFAGASTGQQLLYALDEQVRRWEVDGKVTKYEGYEFVSLVKDGETVTGLVAMNLATMELRAFPADAVIMCTGGPGIVFGKSTNSVINTGSAAAICYRQGAWYANGEFIQVHPTAIPGEDKLRLMSESARGEGGRVWVPRDGKPWYFLEEKYPAYGNLVPRDIATREIFHVCVDLGLGVDGKNMVYLDLTHISREMLDKKLKAILDIYEKFTGDDPREKPMKVFPAMHYSMGGLWVDFQQRTNLPGLLAAGEVDFSIHGANRLGANSLVSCIYGGFTAAEAVVEYLGGVETLAKDRAQSVYDHAMSEAETDQQWIYKQTSGTENPYQLADELGKWMTDNVTVVRYNDRLQKTDEKLLELMERYRNVSTSDTGRWSNQVVSFTRQLWNMLELGRVITLGALARNESRGAHYKPDFPDRNDDEWMKTTIASWTADGPALTYRPVDVSLVPPRKRDYTKGKATAATPANEPVATGS; encoded by the coding sequence ATGGCAACAGCAACTCTGCCTAAGGGAGCCGTCGTCGCCATCGTCGGGGGCGGACTGGCGGGACTCAGCGCGGCGATGAAGTGTGCGGAGCGCGGCCTGCAGGTCTGTCTCTTTTCGCTGGTCCCGGTGAAACGCAGCCACTCAGTCTGTGCCCAGGGTGGCATCAATGCCGCCAAGAACACCAAAGGCGAAGGCGACTCCACCGCCATCCACCTCGACGACACAGTCTATGGCGGCGATTTTCTTGCCGACCAGCCGCCGGTCAAGGCCATGTGCGACATGGCCCCGTCGATCATCGACCTCTTCGACCGAATGGGCGTGCCGTTCAACCGGACCCCGGAGGGGCTCCTCGATTTCCGTCGCTTTGGTGGCACACAGCATCACCGGACCGCTTTTGCCGGCGCTTCCACCGGACAGCAATTGCTCTATGCCCTGGATGAGCAGGTCCGTCGTTGGGAAGTGGACGGCAAAGTCACCAAGTACGAGGGGTATGAGTTTGTCTCGCTGGTCAAGGATGGCGAGACGGTCACGGGTCTGGTGGCGATGAATCTCGCGACCATGGAGCTCAGGGCGTTCCCTGCGGATGCCGTCATCATGTGCACCGGTGGTCCAGGCATCGTCTTTGGCAAGAGCACGAACTCCGTGATCAACACCGGCTCAGCCGCAGCGATCTGCTATCGCCAGGGGGCGTGGTACGCCAACGGCGAATTTATTCAGGTGCACCCGACAGCGATTCCCGGTGAGGACAAGCTGCGCCTGATGTCGGAAAGTGCCCGCGGGGAAGGGGGACGGGTCTGGGTCCCCAGGGACGGGAAGCCCTGGTACTTCCTCGAAGAGAAGTACCCCGCCTACGGCAACCTGGTCCCCCGCGACATCGCGACCCGGGAGATTTTCCATGTCTGTGTCGACCTCGGCCTCGGGGTCGATGGCAAGAACATGGTGTATCTCGACCTCACCCATATTTCCCGGGAGATGCTCGATAAGAAGCTCAAGGCGATCCTCGACATCTACGAGAAATTCACTGGCGATGACCCGCGTGAGAAACCGATGAAGGTCTTCCCGGCCATGCACTACTCCATGGGCGGGCTCTGGGTGGATTTCCAGCAACGGACCAATCTCCCCGGACTCCTGGCAGCCGGCGAGGTCGATTTCTCGATCCATGGCGCGAATCGACTGGGTGCCAACTCCCTGGTCTCCTGCATCTACGGCGGTTTCACGGCCGCAGAGGCCGTGGTGGAGTACCTCGGTGGCGTGGAGACTCTCGCCAAAGACCGGGCGCAGTCCGTCTATGACCACGCGATGTCCGAAGCCGAGACCGACCAGCAGTGGATCTACAAGCAGACCAGCGGCACGGAAAATCCCTATCAGCTGGCCGACGAGCTCGGCAAGTGGATGACCGATAACGTCACTGTGGTCCGGTACAACGACCGGCTGCAGAAGACCGACGAGAAGCTGCTGGAACTGATGGAGCGCTATCGCAATGTCAGCACCAGCGACACCGGACGCTGGTCGAACCAGGTCGTGAGCTTCACCCGCCAACTCTGGAATATGCTGGAACTGGGGCGGGTCATCACGCTGGGAGCCCTGGCGCGAAATGAATCCCGGGGAGCGCATTACAAGCCTGACTTCCCGGATCGCAACGACGACGAGTGGATGAAAACCACCATCGCCAGCTGGACCGCCGATGGACCAGCCCTGACCTATCGCCCGGTAGACGTCAGCCTGGTGCCGCCCCGCAAACGCGACTACACGAAGGGCAAGGCGACTGCTGCTACGCCCGCCAATGAGCCGGTGGCCACCGGCAGCTAG
- the sdhC gene encoding Succinate dehydrogenase cytochrome b558 subunit has translation MDESRKHFLLRRLHSLTGVVPLGAFLAEHFFTNAKAALGPAAYDKAVADIQGLPLLIFIEVFGIFLPLVFHAVYGLMITARSQPASYGYLRNALYQWQRTTGIIAFIYVIYHVGSTRIYFMITGTELDFDWVARTLANPVVLGVYILGTVAVTFHFANGLWNFLISWGITTSRKAQELSMYACFGIGAILLAFAINSLLGFRGGGISWFQPSDHTASLHSTATPTLATSPE, from the coding sequence ATGGACGAGAGCCGGAAACACTTTCTGCTGCGACGCCTCCACTCCCTGACCGGAGTGGTGCCCCTCGGGGCATTCCTGGCGGAGCACTTTTTCACCAACGCCAAGGCGGCGTTGGGGCCAGCGGCCTACGACAAGGCGGTCGCTGACATTCAGGGCCTTCCCCTCCTCATCTTTATTGAGGTCTTCGGCATTTTTCTGCCGCTGGTCTTTCATGCGGTCTACGGGCTCATGATCACCGCCCGCAGTCAGCCGGCTTCTTATGGCTATCTGCGCAACGCCCTGTATCAGTGGCAGCGGACCACCGGCATCATCGCGTTCATCTACGTCATCTATCACGTCGGCTCCACCCGGATCTACTTCATGATCACGGGGACTGAGCTGGACTTCGACTGGGTGGCACGCACCCTGGCGAACCCTGTGGTTCTGGGGGTCTACATCCTGGGAACGGTCGCTGTGACTTTCCACTTTGCGAATGGTCTGTGGAATTTCCTGATCAGCTGGGGCATCACCACCAGCCGCAAAGCCCAGGAACTCAGCATGTACGCCTGTTTCGGCATCGGCGCCATCCTCCTGGCCTTTGCCATCAATTCGCTGCTTGGATTCCGGGGCGGCGGCATCAGCTGGTTCCAGCCCTCGGATCACACCGCGTCCCTGCACAGTACCGCCACACCGACTCTTGCGACGTCGCCGGAATAA